The Penaeus chinensis breed Huanghai No. 1 chromosome 16, ASM1920278v2, whole genome shotgun sequence genome window below encodes:
- the LOC125033577 gene encoding protein cereblon-like isoform X2, whose protein sequence is MYTNTPLLLVIFFLVSPGLSTSHEDERHDHILCRNCGAELTENTKENFVNVTSPHSESSHWLSVLGHSHLMVQTLRNPADIAFDLVTVKRTGCSGVGEWYSDHSWFPGYSWKICVCPRCKAHLGWIFEPIENTKPSQYIASSKGFYGLILEKLISEDFSDSLLIGLPKRQRY, encoded by the exons atgtacacaaacacgccGTTATTATTGGTGATCTTCTTCCTCGTATCACCGGGTCTTTCAACTTCTCACGAGGACGAACGCCACG ATCATATCCTTTGTCGTAACTGTGGGGCAGAATTAAccgaaaatacgaaggaaaatttTGTCAATGTCACTAGCCCTCATTCGGAGTCCAGTCACTGGTTGTCTGTCCTTGGCCATTCTCATTTGATGGTTCAGACTCTGCGAAACCCAGCTGATATAGCTTTTGACCTTGTCACTGTGAAAAGAACTGGATGTTCAGGCGTTGGAGAG tGGTATAGTGACCATTCTTGGTTTCCTGGCTATTCGTGGAAGATCTGCGTCTGTCCTCGCTGCAAGGCACATCTTGGCTG GATCTTTGAACCAATAGAAAATACCAAGCCCAGCCAGTACATAGCTTCAAGCAAGGGATTCTATGGACTTATTTTAGAAAAATTAATAAGTGAAGACT TTTCAGACTCCTTGCTCATTGGACTTCCCAAACGACAAAGATATTAA
- the LOC125033577 gene encoding protein cereblon-like isoform X3: MVQTLRNPADIAFDLVTVKRTGCSGVGEWYSDHSWFPGYSWKICVCPRCKAHLGWIFEPIENTKPSQYIASSKGFYGLILEKLISEDFSDSLLIGLPKRQRY; the protein is encoded by the exons ATGGTTCAGACTCTGCGAAACCCAGCTGATATAGCTTTTGACCTTGTCACTGTGAAAAGAACTGGATGTTCAGGCGTTGGAGAG tGGTATAGTGACCATTCTTGGTTTCCTGGCTATTCGTGGAAGATCTGCGTCTGTCCTCGCTGCAAGGCACATCTTGGCTG GATCTTTGAACCAATAGAAAATACCAAGCCCAGCCAGTACATAGCTTCAAGCAAGGGATTCTATGGACTTATTTTAGAAAAATTAATAAGTGAAGACT TTTCAGACTCCTTGCTCATTGGACTTCCCAAACGACAAAGATATTAA
- the LOC125033577 gene encoding TATA-binding protein-associated factor 2N-like isoform X1 yields the protein MAEERQDVCVGEVNMVELDTEFLKKLEEQAKDRYTENDENFLEYCSKPPPKPPILPAERFERNRRGGFRGRSDNHHGRQAGYNRNRYNRRDFGEDRRRNWGGERRDFGGERRDYSGDRRDFGGDRRDFGGDRRDFGGDRRDFGEDRREFGGERREFGGERRDFRGDRRDFGGERRDFGGERRDYRGERREYGGERRDYGGERKDFEGDRRNDRRDFGGGRDQEYRDDRRGEKRPHSGYSEDHRGSGEGYY from the exons ATGGCTGAGGAGAGGCAGGATGTATGTGTTGGTGAGGTAAACATGGTGGAACTAGACACAGAGTTTTTGAAAAAACTGGAGGAACAAGCCAAAGATCGCTACACAGAAAATGATGAGAATTTCTTGGAG taTTGCAGCAAACCACCACCAAAACCTCCAATTCTTCCTGCTGAAAGATTTGAAAGGAATAGGCGGGGTGGATTTAGGGGACGCTCTGATAACCACCATGGCAGACAGGCAGGGTATAATCGTAACAGGTACAATAGAAGGGACTTTGGAGAGGACCGGAGGAGAAactgggggggtgagaggagggattttggaggagaaaggagggactaCAGTGGTGACAGGAGGGACtttggaggggataggagggactttggaggggataggagggattttggaggggataggagggattttggagaggacaggagggaatttggaggagagaggagagaatttggaggagagaggagagacttcAGAGGTGATCGAAGGGACtttggaggggaaaggagggactttggaggggaaaggagggactataggggtgaaagaagggaatatggaggtgagaggagggactacggaggggagaggaaagacttcgAAGGTGACCGAAGAAACGACCGAAGGGACTTTGGTGGAGGAAGAGACCAAGAGTACAGAGATGataggagaggcgagaagaggccGCACTCCGGGTATTCTGAGGACCACAGGGGCAGTGGAGAAGGCTATTACTAG